A single Anopheles maculipalpis chromosome 3RL, idAnoMacuDA_375_x, whole genome shotgun sequence DNA region contains:
- the LOC126564966 gene encoding uncharacterized protein LOC126564966 isoform X3: protein MTHLQRHRLESVSDHSGPSSSSSKSDSSDGSASEICEQPPKQQLSSPNSSYTQEDVDEQDVDDLEYSKHDLISLDNGIITDYERAQVESFFSGLGTEVYVSSSLANLYERVGKEDWRLVFTGIPVLLHDKGSTRSRCTPRVSFVLAERGTCFALWKDTIDNLSDYKVAAAAFHTMCLSADHRKVIGFSFDSNQAAREMWVRVEELTSNPENIALSAPGRKRKTQKRAKPIVLPPKSQISQPCQFNHVTSVTTGDTQRYFSLQAFVSAPVKHRSP from the exons ATGACACACCTCCAGCGGCACCGGTTGGAGTCAGTGAGTGACCACAGTGGTCCGTCCAGCTCGTCGAGCAAATCGGACAGCTCGGACGGTTCGGCCTCGGAGATATGCGAG cagccaccAAAGCAGCAGCTCAGCTCACCCAACTCGAGCTACACCCAGGAGGACGTTGACGAGCAGGACGTTGACGATCTCGAGTACAGCAAGCACGACCTCATCAGCCTGGACAACGGCATCATCACGGACTACGAGCGGGCACAGGTCGAGAGCTTCTTCAGTGGACTCGGTACCGAG GTGTACGTCAGCTCATCGTTGGCCAATCTGTACGAGCGCGTCGGCAAGGAGGACTGGCGTTTAGTGTTTACCGGGATTCCGGTACTTCTCCACGACAAGGGCAGCACACGGTCACGCTGCACACCGAGGGTGTCGTTCGTGTTGGCCGAGCGTGGTACGTGCTTTGCCCTCTGGAAGGACACCATCGACAACCTGTCCGACTATAAGGTGGCAGCGGCCGCCTTCCATACAATGTGTCTATCGGCAG ATCATCGGAAAGTGATCGGGTTCAGCTTCGACTCGAATCAAGCCGCCAGAGAGATGTGGGTCCGGGTCGAGGAGCTGACGAGCAATCCGGAAAACATTGCCCTATCGGCACCGGGCCGTAAGCGCAAAACGCAGAAGCGTGCCAAACCGATCGTGTTGCCACCGAAGTCACAAATTTCGCAACCGTGCCAGTTCAATCACGTTACTAGCGTTACGACCGGTGACACGCAGCGTTACTTCAGTCTGCAGGCGTTCGTTTCGGCACCGGTAAAGCATCGAAGTCcttag
- the LOC126564966 gene encoding uncharacterized protein LOC126564966 isoform X2, with the protein MTHLQRHRLESVSDHSGPSSSSSKSDSSDGSASEICEQQPPKQQLSSPNSSYTQEDVDEQDVDDLEYSKHDLISLDNGIITDYERAQVESFFSGLGTEVYVSSSLANLYERVGKEDWRLVFTGIPVLLHDKGSTRSRCTPRVSFVLAERGTCFALWKDTIDNLSDYKVAAAAFHTMCLSADHRKVIGFSFDSNQAAREMWVRVEELTSNPENIALSAPGRKRKTQKRAKPIVLPPKSQISQPCQFNHVTSVTTGDTQRYFSLQAFVSAPVKHRSP; encoded by the exons ATGACACACCTCCAGCGGCACCGGTTGGAGTCAGTGAGTGACCACAGTGGTCCGTCCAGCTCGTCGAGCAAATCGGACAGCTCGGACGGTTCGGCCTCGGAGATATGCGAG cagcagccaccAAAGCAGCAGCTCAGCTCACCCAACTCGAGCTACACCCAGGAGGACGTTGACGAGCAGGACGTTGACGATCTCGAGTACAGCAAGCACGACCTCATCAGCCTGGACAACGGCATCATCACGGACTACGAGCGGGCACAGGTCGAGAGCTTCTTCAGTGGACTCGGTACCGAG GTGTACGTCAGCTCATCGTTGGCCAATCTGTACGAGCGCGTCGGCAAGGAGGACTGGCGTTTAGTGTTTACCGGGATTCCGGTACTTCTCCACGACAAGGGCAGCACACGGTCACGCTGCACACCGAGGGTGTCGTTCGTGTTGGCCGAGCGTGGTACGTGCTTTGCCCTCTGGAAGGACACCATCGACAACCTGTCCGACTATAAGGTGGCAGCGGCCGCCTTCCATACAATGTGTCTATCGGCAG ATCATCGGAAAGTGATCGGGTTCAGCTTCGACTCGAATCAAGCCGCCAGAGAGATGTGGGTCCGGGTCGAGGAGCTGACGAGCAATCCGGAAAACATTGCCCTATCGGCACCGGGCCGTAAGCGCAAAACGCAGAAGCGTGCCAAACCGATCGTGTTGCCACCGAAGTCACAAATTTCGCAACCGTGCCAGTTCAATCACGTTACTAGCGTTACGACCGGTGACACGCAGCGTTACTTCAGTCTGCAGGCGTTCGTTTCGGCACCGGTAAAGCATCGAAGTCcttag
- the LOC126564966 gene encoding hybrid signal transduction histidine kinase L isoform X1: MTHLQRHRLESVSDHSGPSSSSSKSDSSDGSASEICEVMQEWSLDGSDPQSHPMQLHHPNLLHHQHHHHHHHHHHQHQHNNHHRHQPQHRTLLTTHEHQHHLQHQQQPPKQQLSSPNSSYTQEDVDEQDVDDLEYSKHDLISLDNGIITDYERAQVESFFSGLGTEVYVSSSLANLYERVGKEDWRLVFTGIPVLLHDKGSTRSRCTPRVSFVLAERGTCFALWKDTIDNLSDYKVAAAAFHTMCLSADHRKVIGFSFDSNQAAREMWVRVEELTSNPENIALSAPGRKRKTQKRAKPIVLPPKSQISQPCQFNHVTSVTTGDTQRYFSLQAFVSAPVKHRSP, from the exons ATGACACACCTCCAGCGGCACCGGTTGGAGTCAGTGAGTGACCACAGTGGTCCGTCCAGCTCGTCGAGCAAATCGGACAGCTCGGACGGTTCGGCCTCGGAGATATGCGAGGTAATGCAGGAGTGGTCCCTGGACGGTAGTGACCCACAGTCACATCCGATGCAGCTGCACCATCCGAACCTActccatcatcagcatcatcaccaccatcaccatcatcatcaccaacatcaGCACAACaaccatcatcgccatcagcCCCAGCACCGTACGCTTCTTACGACTCAcgaacatcaacatcatcttcagcatcagcagcagccaccAAAGCAGCAGCTCAGCTCACCCAACTCGAGCTACACCCAGGAGGACGTTGACGAGCAGGACGTTGACGATCTCGAGTACAGCAAGCACGACCTCATCAGCCTGGACAACGGCATCATCACGGACTACGAGCGGGCACAGGTCGAGAGCTTCTTCAGTGGACTCGGTACCGAG GTGTACGTCAGCTCATCGTTGGCCAATCTGTACGAGCGCGTCGGCAAGGAGGACTGGCGTTTAGTGTTTACCGGGATTCCGGTACTTCTCCACGACAAGGGCAGCACACGGTCACGCTGCACACCGAGGGTGTCGTTCGTGTTGGCCGAGCGTGGTACGTGCTTTGCCCTCTGGAAGGACACCATCGACAACCTGTCCGACTATAAGGTGGCAGCGGCCGCCTTCCATACAATGTGTCTATCGGCAG ATCATCGGAAAGTGATCGGGTTCAGCTTCGACTCGAATCAAGCCGCCAGAGAGATGTGGGTCCGGGTCGAGGAGCTGACGAGCAATCCGGAAAACATTGCCCTATCGGCACCGGGCCGTAAGCGCAAAACGCAGAAGCGTGCCAAACCGATCGTGTTGCCACCGAAGTCACAAATTTCGCAACCGTGCCAGTTCAATCACGTTACTAGCGTTACGACCGGTGACACGCAGCGTTACTTCAGTCTGCAGGCGTTCGTTTCGGCACCGGTAAAGCATCGAAGTCcttag